A part of Candidatus Moraniibacteriota bacterium genomic DNA contains:
- a CDS encoding PEGA domain-containing protein, protein MSPIRRRVFFWALTLTFLVTTPIIVLFLMGYRYSFERGIFIYTGSVSIQANPAQNIDIQIDGKPVSADSNRLNSSYHIEGILPGKHTVSVSAPGFSTWSKEITVRSGIATEFWNILLARTEYPQKVLASFKDGQAFFPLPQKNQIAIVSENDQETTVTVLNTTTGNREQVFSSTDFFLSKDAPRNALRWSSRDATHFLLSLLSRETQEEHTFLIQTDIATTTDIKDIVNVPHPREVRWNPNANTILFLSGATLFSLPIDTPLHETALSDNIESYDTVGNTLIALEPKTGILYQFPLGDPAQKKQLTTAPPEGFSHKYTTPFSLIAYDETRITLLNNGTGDLFLFNKGQGGEWFKSLSKDAKGVQFSDDGKKVLYWTDWEIFTFFTRKWEVQPVRQENDRLDIGRFSNTIHDVQWTKDYEHIIFFSGNDIRAIELDDRGSRDMVTVLNLPSVPLQISSIGSKNEILFLLPDTQSTSLSTLSSITFPEPLGFFGFGQ, encoded by the coding sequence ATGAGTCCGATTCGTCGGCGCGTGTTTTTTTGGGCACTCACACTCACCTTTCTCGTGACAACTCCCATTATCGTGCTCTTCCTCATGGGATACCGCTACAGTTTCGAGCGGGGCATTTTCATATACACGGGTTCCGTTTCCATCCAAGCAAACCCCGCACAAAACATCGATATACAAATAGACGGCAAGCCTGTATCCGCCGACAGCAATCGCCTCAACAGCTCCTATCATATCGAAGGTATTCTTCCGGGGAAACACACGGTTTCTGTTTCCGCACCCGGATTTAGCACCTGGTCCAAAGAAATCACCGTCCGAAGCGGTATCGCCACTGAATTCTGGAATATACTTCTTGCCCGAACTGAATACCCCCAGAAAGTACTCGCTTCTTTCAAAGATGGTCAGGCATTTTTTCCTCTCCCCCAGAAGAATCAAATTGCCATAGTATCAGAGAATGATCAAGAAACAACCGTCACCGTGCTCAACACAACAACCGGAAATCGAGAGCAAGTATTTAGCAGCACGGACTTTTTCCTCAGCAAGGACGCTCCAAGAAATGCTTTGCGGTGGTCTTCACGAGATGCAACACATTTCCTCCTCTCCCTTCTCTCTCGAGAAACACAAGAGGAGCATACATTTCTTATCCAAACAGACATAGCAACCACAACTGATATCAAAGATATTGTAAACGTTCCACATCCACGAGAAGTACGATGGAATCCGAATGCCAACACGATTCTCTTCCTCTCGGGAGCAACGCTCTTCAGTCTCCCTATAGACACGCCCCTTCACGAGACAGCACTGTCCGACAATATCGAAAGCTACGACACCGTTGGAAACACACTCATCGCACTTGAACCAAAAACCGGCATACTCTACCAATTCCCACTGGGGGATCCCGCTCAAAAAAAGCAACTCACGACCGCTCCTCCGGAAGGATTCTCTCACAAATACACCACGCCATTCTCCCTCATCGCCTACGACGAAACGAGAATTACTCTTCTCAATAATGGCACAGGAGACCTCTTCCTCTTCAATAAAGGACAGGGAGGCGAATGGTTCAAAAGCCTCTCAAAAGACGCAAAAGGCGTGCAGTTTTCCGACGATGGAAAAAAAGTTCTCTACTGGACTGATTGGGAAATATTCACATTCTTCACGCGAAAATGGGAAGTACAGCCCGTCCGTCAAGAAAATGACCGTCTCGATATCGGACGATTTTCAAATACCATACATGATGTCCAATGGACCAAAGACTACGAGCACATCATCTTCTTCTCCGGGAATGACATACGAGCAATCGAACTCGACGACCGTGGAAGTCGAGATATGGTCACGGTTCTCAATCTTCCCTCCGTGCCACTTCAGATATCGAGTATCGGCTCAAAAAACGAAATTCTCTTCCTTCTACCGGACACACAATCAACATCTCTTTCTACACTTTCTTCCATTACATTTCCAGAGCCCCTCGGCTTCTTCGGATTTGGACAATAG
- the pgk gene encoding phosphoglycerate kinase, whose product MTLRSVRDADVAGKKVLVRVDCNVELNENRDVKEKYKVDAARHTVEYLLSKGAKVALATHLGRPEGKRDDAFSVKYIADDVERILVRKVHFVDDCVGDQVVAMLSTLPEGEILLLENVRFSPGDESNDPEFARALAAPFDVFVNDAFSVCHRDQASVTGVTKFLPSFAGLHLLDEVKHLTDAREHPARPAVAVIGGAKIETKLPIIRMFEENYDRVLVAGKVACEAEDEGISFSDKVLLPEDYAPDRQDIGRKTLLRFREEILKAKTVVWNGPLGKFENPEYAAGTNMTLESIIESGAFSIVGGGETIIALEEAGVFQKISFVSTGGGAMLEFLSGETLPGLVALEG is encoded by the coding sequence ATGACTCTACGAAGTGTGCGAGATGCGGATGTAGCTGGGAAGAAGGTGTTGGTTCGAGTGGATTGCAATGTTGAACTCAATGAGAATCGGGATGTGAAAGAGAAGTATAAGGTGGATGCTGCACGGCATACAGTGGAGTATTTGCTTTCAAAGGGTGCCAAAGTGGCACTTGCGACACATTTGGGGCGACCCGAGGGAAAGCGCGATGATGCGTTTTCCGTGAAGTATATTGCAGACGATGTTGAGCGGATTCTTGTAAGGAAGGTTCATTTCGTCGATGATTGTGTCGGTGACCAGGTTGTTGCTATGCTGAGTACTCTTCCGGAGGGGGAGATTCTTCTTCTGGAGAATGTCCGGTTCTCTCCTGGAGATGAATCGAATGATCCGGAATTTGCACGAGCGCTTGCGGCGCCGTTTGATGTATTTGTGAATGATGCCTTCAGTGTGTGTCATCGGGATCAGGCGAGTGTGACCGGTGTCACGAAATTTCTGCCGAGTTTCGCCGGACTTCATCTCTTGGATGAAGTGAAACATCTGACAGATGCGCGCGAACATCCGGCGCGTCCGGCGGTTGCCGTGATTGGTGGTGCGAAGATCGAGACGAAGCTCCCGATTATTCGTATGTTCGAAGAGAACTACGATCGCGTGCTTGTTGCTGGAAAGGTTGCGTGTGAAGCGGAGGATGAAGGAATTTCATTTTCTGATAAGGTGTTGCTTCCGGAGGATTATGCTCCTGATCGACAAGATATTGGTAGGAAAACTTTGCTTCGTTTTCGCGAAGAGATATTGAAAGCAAAGACCGTCGTGTGGAATGGTCCTTTGGGAAAGTTTGAGAATCCCGAATATGCTGCGGGAACAAATATGACACTTGAGAGTATTATCGAGAGCGGGGCGTTTTCTATTGTTGGTGGCGGCGAAACAATCATCGCTCTTGAGGAAGCAGGAGTGTTTCAGAAAATTTCTTTTGTTTCAACGGGTGGCGGCGCTATGCTTGAGTTCTTAAGTGGCGAGACACTTCCAGGACTGGTAGCCCTCGAAGGATGA
- a CDS encoding D-alanyl-D-alanine carboxypeptidase produces the protein MLVAILCGGVFFVKTKLFSSNETSPQIAEALVPEVEGVSDAHEENFPISFESRDHAAEFRPIRKEGVYDLALPSAHASVVMDAESGIVLQEKNSHEERQIASLTKLMTAILVVERIKNLDEFVKIDEEMITAEGTRVGCPRSGFCNGVRLHVGEEVSVRSLLMAMLMNSANDAAQSLAKHTAGSMSAFVDLMNARAHALGLLDTHFCTPSGLEPDGHESSCYSSAFDIARIASQALKYDIIWELARTPGTTIVSRDGKYAHDIFNTDVLLGEDSRLIGTKTGFTPLAGYSLLAISFDPNRQHKVVSVVLNDPERWSSIKKMFSWAFQSHYWR, from the coding sequence ATGCTCGTTGCAATTCTTTGCGGCGGTGTGTTTTTCGTAAAAACAAAACTTTTTTCTAGTAATGAAACTTCTCCTCAGATTGCTGAGGCGCTCGTGCCGGAAGTGGAGGGTGTTTCGGATGCTCATGAGGAAAACTTTCCCATCTCATTTGAATCTCGGGATCATGCTGCGGAATTTCGACCGATTCGGAAGGAAGGTGTATATGATTTGGCACTTCCTTCAGCACATGCAAGTGTGGTGATGGATGCCGAGTCGGGGATTGTTCTTCAGGAAAAAAATTCGCATGAGGAGAGACAAATTGCCTCTCTGACCAAACTCATGACGGCGATACTGGTTGTTGAACGCATCAAAAATCTGGATGAGTTTGTGAAAATCGATGAGGAGATGATTACTGCGGAAGGAACAAGAGTTGGTTGTCCTCGGTCAGGATTTTGTAATGGAGTGCGTTTGCATGTTGGAGAGGAAGTCTCTGTGAGGAGTCTCCTTATGGCGATGCTGATGAATAGTGCCAATGACGCGGCGCAGTCGCTTGCAAAGCACACAGCTGGGTCAATGAGCGCATTTGTCGATCTTATGAATGCCAGGGCTCATGCACTGGGACTTTTGGATACGCATTTCTGTACACCATCGGGGTTGGAGCCAGATGGTCATGAGTCGAGTTGCTATTCTTCGGCATTTGATATCGCGCGAATTGCCTCTCAAGCGCTGAAGTATGATATCATTTGGGAGTTGGCACGAACGCCTGGCACGACGATTGTATCGAGAGATGGGAAATATGCACATGATATTTTCAATACGGATGTGTTGCTTGGTGAAGACTCTCGCCTTATCGGTACCAAGACGGGCTTTACCCCGCTTGCCGGATATTCACTTCTTGCAATTTCATTTGACCCAAATCGTCAGCACAAAGTGGTATCGGTAGTATTGAATGATCCGGAACGGTGGTCGAGTATCAAAAAGATGTTCTCTTGGGCATTCCAGTCACACTATTGGCGCTAA
- the scpB gene encoding SMC-Scp complex subunit ScpB yields the protein MDIQKIASIVEALLFVSGDPVSVSRLAEVIDVSEEELEAALELLGKSYEEDNRGLFLIRKDGDIVLTSHPDSALFVERFVRSEREGALSRAALETLSIVAYRSPIGRADIDSIRGVNSTMTLRSLLLRGLIERRGNLDDTRGYLYSPSLAFLETLGLANCSELPDFDHLSKDERLSTLVPDVDTPKKENNEESENI from the coding sequence ATGGATATACAGAAAATAGCATCAATTGTGGAGGCGCTTCTTTTTGTCTCGGGGGACCCAGTGTCGGTTTCTCGACTTGCTGAGGTGATAGACGTTTCCGAGGAAGAATTGGAAGCGGCGTTGGAATTGCTCGGGAAGTCGTACGAGGAAGATAATCGAGGGCTTTTTCTGATTCGGAAAGACGGCGATATCGTGCTGACGAGCCATCCGGATAGCGCTCTCTTTGTCGAACGATTTGTCCGCAGTGAACGAGAAGGGGCGCTTTCTCGAGCAGCACTGGAGACGCTTTCGATAGTTGCCTACCGCTCGCCGATTGGGCGCGCTGATATCGATTCGATTCGCGGAGTGAACTCGACTATGACGCTGCGCAGTCTTCTTTTGCGCGGTCTCATCGAGCGACGCGGGAATCTGGATGACACGCGGGGCTATCTCTATAGCCCGTCGCTTGCATTTCTGGAAACACTCGGACTTGCGAATTGCTCGGAGCTTCCTGATTTTGATCATCTTTCGAAAGACGAACGTCTCTCGACGTTGGTTCCGGATGTGGATACTCCAAAGAAGGAGAATAATGAAGAGTCTGAAAATATATGA
- a CDS encoding segregation/condensation protein A, whose translation MYHVRLEQFEGPMPLLLSLIEKEKLDITRLALATVADQYLEHIAHENDVPLPHLSQFLAVASRLLLLKSRALLPVLSFTEEEEGEIEDLEWRLREYKRYKEASMKLGSLFLMGHRGFHRESFVNVPEVFVPPSNVRAENIREAFSAVLGAIPLPVSLDEHVVEEVVTLEERVAFLETRIERCLEVAFSEIAAESRDRVEVVVSFLALLELVRRRTFEVNQGELFGEIRFRRVMVSA comes from the coding sequence ATGTACCACGTGCGGTTGGAGCAATTCGAGGGACCGATGCCACTTCTCCTTTCTCTTATTGAGAAGGAGAAACTTGATATTACGCGACTTGCGCTTGCTACTGTCGCCGATCAGTATCTCGAGCATATTGCACACGAGAATGATGTCCCGCTCCCACATCTCTCGCAGTTTCTCGCGGTTGCTTCGCGACTTTTGTTACTCAAATCCCGAGCGCTCTTGCCAGTACTTTCATTCACAGAGGAAGAAGAAGGCGAGATAGAAGATCTCGAGTGGCGGCTACGGGAATACAAGCGGTACAAGGAAGCATCGATGAAACTCGGGAGCTTGTTTTTGATGGGACATCGAGGTTTTCATCGAGAATCGTTTGTCAATGTTCCGGAGGTATTTGTGCCGCCATCCAATGTTCGTGCTGAGAATATTCGAGAGGCGTTTTCTGCTGTATTGGGAGCTATTCCATTGCCTGTTTCTCTGGATGAGCATGTCGTTGAAGAGGTAGTGACGCTTGAGGAGCGCGTGGCGTTTTTGGAGACTCGGATTGAGCGGTGTCTTGAAGTGGCGTTTTCTGAAATAGCGGCGGAATCACGCGATCGAGTGGAAGTCGTAGTTTCTTTTTTGGCACTTCTTGAATTGGTACGGCGGAGGACATTTGAGGTTAATCAGGGAGAACTTTTCGGGGAAATACGATTTCGTCGAGTAATGGTGTCTGCATAG
- a CDS encoding 50S ribosomal protein L1: protein MKQGKKYRKIAERIEKGKVYEVREALSLLRETPVAKFDESVELHLHLGIDRKKTDQLVRGTIIFPNGLGKSKKVAVITSSKAAEAKEANADVVGGEEMIAGIKEGKVLPGTDFDILLSTPEMMPKLAQIAKILGPKGLMPNPKNETVTTKIKDAVLALKKGNKASFKTDDSGNIHQAVGKVSLETEKIAENVTAFIETVQRLKPDGLKGRLIVSATLATTMGPGVRVRV from the coding sequence ATGAAACAAGGGAAAAAATATCGGAAGATTGCCGAGCGTATTGAGAAGGGAAAAGTGTATGAGGTACGCGAAGCACTTTCTTTGCTTCGCGAGACGCCGGTTGCAAAATTTGATGAGTCGGTAGAATTGCATCTTCATCTCGGTATTGATCGCAAGAAGACCGATCAGCTGGTTCGTGGAACAATCATTTTTCCAAATGGTTTAGGTAAGTCCAAGAAAGTCGCCGTTATCACATCGTCCAAGGCAGCAGAAGCCAAAGAGGCAAATGCGGATGTAGTTGGCGGGGAAGAGATGATCGCGGGTATAAAAGAAGGGAAGGTGCTTCCTGGGACGGACTTCGATATTCTCCTTTCGACGCCGGAAATGATGCCGAAGCTTGCGCAGATTGCGAAGATTTTGGGACCGAAAGGTCTTATGCCAAATCCGAAGAATGAAACGGTGACAACGAAGATAAAAGATGCCGTTCTCGCTCTGAAGAAGGGAAATAAGGCGAGCTTCAAAACAGACGACTCTGGAAATATTCATCAAGCGGTTGGAAAAGTTTCTCTGGAGACTGAGAAGATTGCTGAGAATGTCACTGCTTTTATCGAGACGGTTCAACGCCTGAAGCCAGATGGCTTAAAGGGGAGGCTTATCGTTTCCGCCACTCTCGCCACCACCATGGGTCCAGGCGTCCGTGTGCGAGTGTAA
- the rplK gene encoding 50S ribosomal protein L11 — MANIKTVIKLQIPGGKANPAPPIGPALGQHGLNIQDFCVKFNEATKDKMGDIIPAEITVFEDRTFTFVLKTPPASELLKKAAKASKGAANPLKDTAGSITNDQLRDIAAAKIVDLNANDVEAAMKVVAGTARSMGIKIQG, encoded by the coding sequence ATGGCAAATATCAAGACCGTTATCAAACTTCAGATTCCTGGAGGAAAGGCAAATCCAGCGCCGCCAATCGGACCGGCTCTGGGGCAGCATGGACTCAATATCCAGGACTTTTGCGTGAAGTTCAATGAGGCGACAAAGGATAAGATGGGAGATATCATTCCGGCTGAGATTACGGTGTTCGAGGATCGCACATTTACATTTGTTCTGAAGACACCGCCAGCGTCCGAGCTCCTCAAAAAGGCAGCAAAGGCATCCAAGGGCGCCGCAAATCCTCTGAAGGATACAGCCGGGTCTATTACAAATGACCAACTGCGTGATATTGCTGCAGCGAAGATTGTCGACTTAAATGCAAACGATGTCGAAGCAGCAATGAAGGTAGTTGCCGGTACAGCGCGGAGTATGGGTATTAAGATTCAAGGATAA
- the nusG gene encoding transcription termination/antitermination protein NusG, producing the protein MAKQTQHHGRAWYVLHTYSGYEDNVSRNLNQRIESMGMQEFIFDVMVPKEKKINMKNGKRVVVEERIYPGYILVDMIVTDASWYVVRNTPNVTGFIGLGTTPTPVDPKEIDALKKRMGVEEPKFKIDVRKGDPVKIVDGPFKNFDGKVEEIDDAKGKVKVLVSLFGRETPVELDFLQIKKV; encoded by the coding sequence ATGGCAAAGCAAACACAACATCATGGGCGGGCGTGGTATGTGCTTCACACCTATTCCGGTTACGAAGACAATGTCTCACGAAACCTCAATCAGCGAATCGAGTCCATGGGCATGCAGGAATTTATCTTCGACGTCATGGTTCCGAAGGAAAAGAAAATCAACATGAAGAATGGGAAGCGTGTCGTGGTAGAGGAGCGGATTTATCCCGGGTATATCTTGGTTGATATGATTGTGACGGATGCCTCGTGGTATGTGGTTCGCAATACACCAAACGTGACGGGGTTTATCGGGCTTGGAACGACGCCGACACCCGTTGATCCCAAAGAAATCGACGCGCTCAAAAAGCGGATGGGTGTCGAAGAGCCGAAATTCAAAATCGATGTTCGAAAGGGCGATCCGGTCAAGATTGTGGACGGTCCCTTCAAGAATTTTGATGGAAAGGTAGAAGAAATAGATGACGCGAAGGGAAAGGTGAAAGTGCTTGTATCTCTGTTTGGTCGCGAGACTCCGGTCGAGTTGGACTTTCTCCAGATTAAGAAAGTATAG
- the secE gene encoding preprotein translocase subunit SecE, whose product MQKIVEYFLEAKAEALKINWPSREQVTRYTLIVLAVSACVAVLLGTLDALFGALFRKFILGV is encoded by the coding sequence ATGCAAAAAATAGTTGAATATTTCCTTGAAGCGAAGGCAGAGGCGCTCAAAATAAATTGGCCGTCGCGGGAGCAGGTGACGCGGTATACACTTATTGTGCTTGCTGTTTCGGCATGTGTTGCGGTGCTGCTTGGGACGCTTGATGCTCTCTTTGGGGCACTTTTTCGTAAATTTATTCTTGGAGTCTAG